In Prunus dulcis chromosome 2, ALMONDv2, whole genome shotgun sequence, a single genomic region encodes these proteins:
- the LOC117617726 gene encoding very-long-chain enoyl-CoA reductase has product MKVTVVSRSGREVVKGGLELSDSATVTDLQEAIHKRTKKFYPARQRLTLPVQPGSKERPVVLNYKKSLKDYISENSDNLTVVFKDLGPQVSYKTLFFFEYLGPLVLYPIFYYFNVYQYLGFKGDRVIRPVQTYALYYWCFHYFKRIMETFFVHRFSHATSPLLNVFRNCAYYWSFGSYIAYYVNHPLYTPVSDLQMKIGFAVGIIFQISNFYCHILLRNLRRPDGNGGYQIPRGFLFNFVTCANYTTEIYQWLGFNIATQTVAGYVFLVVAASIMTNWALAKHRRLKKIFDGKDGRPKYPRRWVILPPFL; this is encoded by the exons ATGAAGGTGACCGTAGTTTCACGGAGTGGTCGAGAAGTTGTTAAGGGTGGCCTTGAGCTCAGTGATTCT GCCACTGTGACTGATCTGCAGGAGGCGATCCATAAGCGAA CCAAAAAGTTCTATCCTGCAAGGCAGCGGCTTACTCTCCCCGTCCAACCAGGATCAAAAGAGAGGCCAGTTGTCCTTAACTACAAGAAGAGTCTCAAAGATTATATCAGTGAAAACTCAGACAACTTAACTGTGGTGTTCAAGGACCTAGGCCCACAAGTGTCCTACAAAacactcttcttctttgagTATTTGGGGCCTTTGGTCCTTTATCCCATCTTTTACTACTTCAATGTTTACCAGTACTTGGGCTTCAAAGGAGATCGTGTCATCCGCCCAGTCCAAACATATGCTCTATACTACTGGTGCTTCCACTACTTTAAACGTATTATGGAGACATTTTTTGTACATCGCTTCAGTCATGCAACCTCACCACTCTTGAATGTATTCCGGAATTGTGCTTATTATTGGAGCTTTGGCTCCTACATAGCTTACTATGTGAATCACCCACTTTACACCCCTGTTAGTGACCTCCAAATGAAGATTGGGTTTGCTGTGGGGATAATATTTCAGATCTCAAACTTCTATTGCCATATCCTGCTGAGGAACCTGCGAAGGCCTGATGGAAATGGAGGATATCAAATTCCACGTGGTTTTCTGTTTAATTTTGTGACATGTGCAAATTACACTACAGAGATCTATCAGTGGTTGGGCTTCAATATTGCAACGCAGACAGTTGCTGGTTATGTCTTCCTTGTAGTTGCTGCATCTATCATGACAAATTGGGCCCTTGCAAAGCACCGCCGTTTGAAGAAG ATATTTGATGGGAAAGACGGGAGACCGAAGTATCCGCGTCGATGGGTGATACTACCTCCATTCCTGTAG